One Takifugu rubripes chromosome 2, fTakRub1.2, whole genome shotgun sequence genomic region harbors:
- the wdr35 gene encoding WD repeat-containing protein 35, translating into MFIYLSKKIAIPNNIHLKCVSWNKDQGFISCGGDDGLLRVLKLETQTDDARLKGLAAPSNLSMNQTLEGHSGSVQVVTWNEQYEKLTTSDQNGLIIVWMLYKGAWYEEMMNNRNKSVVRSMRWNTDGQKICIVYEDGVVIVGSVDGNRIWVKELKGYQLAHVAWSPDSKILLFGMASGEVQIFDNQGNFVMKMTISCLSSTAGAVSIAGIHWYAGTGGYIEPCCPCLAICFDNGRCQIMRCESDESPVCIDAQMNVVCIQWNHCGSVLAVAGSLKTSNLETEINVVHFYTPFGEHLRTLKVPGKQMTGIAWEGAGLRIALAVDSYLYFANIRPDYKWGYCSNTLVYAYIRPERLAYCVVFWDTKNNEKFVKYFKSLMSVNTSGDFCILVGKADEIQSQEDAELEPGSHARYVLILCNAIGTPQETKYIDIEPLFVTMTKTHVIAASKEAFYVWQYRLDLQISQMWKAKREKKERVYHIDSNPSGVNDSGQDFAKAFTPTRDAICCVTARDKTLIVGRKSGTLHRYSLPNVVLIQKYTLNNRPHYLSLNCNTCRLAIIDIAGVMTLLELEAGAQPSSGDPSKFERKDVWDMKWANDNPDLFSMMEKTRMYVFRNLDPEEPIQTSGYICSFEDLEIKSALLDEIMKDPDRPNKDNLITFEIRSLRDTRALIEKVGIEDASQFIEDNPHPRLWRLLAEAALHKLDLKMAEKAFVHCRDYPGILFIKHLDKLKGESMKQAEVAAYFGSFEEAERMYLDMDRRDLAISLRIKLGDWFRVLQLLRIASGDCDDALMEQAYNGVGDYFADRQKWANAVQYYLKGRNQERLAECYYMLEDYEGLERLTSELPENHNLLPELGQNFANVGMCDQAVKAFLKCNKPKAAVDTCVNLNQWNKALELTQTHNMKEIKPLLSKYASHLLEKNKILEVVELYRRANHFLDAAKLLFKIADEEAKKRTRPLRVKKLYVLAACLVENHHEHLKASQQNKPKGKKSEATHALTGLLEEDAACPDIHMLDNAWRGAEAYHFFLLAQRQLYEGHMESATSTALHLRKYEDIIPAVEIYSLLALCSAASRAFSICSQAFIQLESLESLELQQQQLYEDLALEIFTRHTPEDSRALEINQFPKGIDGKFPMCIATGQPIQEYQSWMCSVCKHCAQEHEISKYNFCPLCHSTVT; encoded by the exons ATGTTTATCTACCTCAGCAAGAAG ATTGCCAtccccaacaatatccatctaAAATGTGTCTCCTGGAATAAAGATCAAGGTTTCATTTCCTGCGGAGGGGATGATGGTCTTCTCAGAGTACTCAAACTCGAAACTCAGACAG ACGATGCCAGACTTAAAGGTCTTGCTGCACCCAGTAATCTTTCTATGAACCAGACACTGGAGGGTCATAGCG GCTCGGTACAAGTGGTCACTTGGAATGAGCAATATGAAAAACTGACAACTAGTGACCAGAATGGCCTCATCATTGTTTGGATGCTCTACAAAG GTGCGTGGTACGAAGAGATGATGAATAACCGCAACAAATCAGTAGTGAGGAGTATGAGATGGAACACCGATGGTCAGAAGATCTGCATTGTTTATGAAGATGGTGTGGTCATTGTTGGATCTGTAGATG gAAACCGGATTTGGGTAAAAGAGCTAAAGGGATATCAGCTGGCGCATGTGGCATGGTCACCAGACAGCAAAATCCTGCTCTTTGGCATGGCCAGTGGAGAAGTGCAAATCTTTGACAATCAGGGAAATTTTGTA ATGAAAATGACAATCAGCTGTCTCTCCAGCACCGCTGGAGCTGTCAGTATTGCTGGCATCCACTGGTATGCAGGAACCGGTGGCTATATTGAACCATGCTGCCCGTGCCTTGCTATCTGTTTTGACAATGGAAGGTGCCAGATCATGCGCTGTGAAAGCGATGAAA GCCCGGTGTGTATTGACGCACAAATGAATGTGGTTTGTATCCAGTGGAATCATTGTGGTAGTGTTCTGGCTGTGGCAGGTTCTCTTAAAACCTCTAATCTGGAGACGGAAATCAATGTTGTGCACTTCTACACACCGTTTGGAGAG CATCTGAGAACTTTAAAAGTACCTGGCAAGCAGATGACAGGAATTGCCTGGGAGGGAGCAGGACTGCGAATAGCCTTGGCTGTTGACTCCTACCTTTACTTTGCCAACATAAGACCAGACTACAAG TGGGGGTACTGTTCCAACACACTGGTGTATGCGTACATACGGCCAGAGAGACTAGCATACTGCGTGGTATTCTGGGACACCAAAAACAATGAGAAGTTTGTCAAATATTTCAAGAGCTTGATGTCTGTGAATACTTCAGGAGATTTCTGCATCCTAGTAGGCAAGGCTGATGAGATACAGTCtcag gagGATGCAGAGTTAGAGCCTGGGAGTCATGCTAGG TATGTCCTGATCCTGTGCAATGCCATAGGGACTCCACAAGAAACAAAGTACATTGACATTG AACCGCTGTTTGTTACCATGACTAAGACACATGTGATAGCTGCGTCCAAGGAGGCCTTCTATGTGTGGCAGTACAGACTGGATCTGCAGATTAGCCAAATGTGGAAAGCtaagagggagaaaaaagagag GGTCTACCACATCGACAGTAACCCTTCTGGCGTCAATGACAGCGGACAGGATTTTGCAAAAGCCTTTACA cCAACCCGAGATGCTATTTGCTGTGTTACAGCCAGAGATAAGACCCTCATAGTG GGTCGCAAATCAGGCACCTTACACAGGTATAGCCTTCCGAACGTTGTTTTAATCCAGAAATATACTTTAAACAACAGACCACACTATCTGTCACTCAACTGCAACACCTG TCGTCTGGCCATAATTGACATCGCGGGTGTGATGACTCTGTTGGAGCTGGAAGCTGGTGCCCAGCCATCTTCAGGAGATCCATCGAAGTTTGAACGCAAGGATGTTTGGGACATGAAATGGGCAAACGACAATCCTGACTTGTTTTCCATGATGGAGAAAACCAGGATGTATGTCTTCAGAAACCTAGACCCGGAG GAACCGATCCAAACGTCTGGATATATTTGCAGCTTTGAGGATCTGGAAATCAAATCTGCCCTGCTTGATGAAATCATGAAG GATCCGGACAGGCCTAACAAAGACAATCTCATCACCTTTGAAATCAGATCCCTGAGAGACACTCGTGCCTTGATTGAAAAAGTTGGGATTGAAGATGCGTCACAGTTCATTGAAGACAATCCACACCCCAGACTCTG GCGGTTGCTGGCTGAAGCAGCGCTGCACAAACTGGATCTGAAGATGGCCGAAAAGGCTTTTGTCCATTGCAGAGATTACCCCGGCATTCTGTTCATCAAACATCTGGACAAACTGAAGGGCGAGTCCATGAAACAGGCGGAGGTAGCAGCTTACTTTGGCAGTTTTGAGGAAGCGGAACGCATGTACCTAGACATGGATCGCAG GGACCTGGCCATAAGCCTGCGGATCAAGCTGGGCGACTGGTTTAGGGTGCTTCAACTGCTGAGGATTGCCTCTGGTGACTGTGATGATGCTCTCATGGAACAAGCATATAATGGAGTTGGAGACTActttgcagacagacagaagtg GGCCAATGCGGTGCAGTATTACCTTAAAGGTCGTAACCAAGAGAGGCTGGCAGAATGTTATTACATGTTAGAGGACTATGAAGGCCTTGAAAGGCTGACCAGTGAGCTGCCCGAGAATCACAACCTTCTACCA GAACTAGGACAGAACTTTGCCAATGTGGGCATGTGTGACCAGGCTGTGAAGGCCTTCCTCAAGTGCAACAAGCCAAAAGCTGCAGTGGACACTTGTGTAAATCTGAATCAG tgGAACAAAGCTTTAGAGCTCACCCAAACCCACAACATGAAAGAAATTAAGCCTCTCCTTTCCAAGTATGCCTCACATctgctggagaaaaacaaaattctAGAGGTGGTGGAACTTTATCGGCGAGCGAACCATTTCCTTGATGCAGCCAAACTGTTGTTCAAG ATAGCTGATGAGGAGGCCAAAAAGAGGACTCGGCCTTTGCGTGTGAAGAAGCTCTATGTGCTTGCAGCATGTCTTGTTGAAAATCACCATGAGCATTTGAAGGCATCACAGCAAAATAAACCCAAAGGAAAAAAGTCTGAG GCAACACATGCACTCACCGGGCTGCTTGAGGAGGATGCAGCCTGTCCAGATATTCACATGTTGGATAATGCCTGGCGTGGAGCTGAGGCATATCACTTCTTTCTGCTGGCTCAGAGGCAGCTGTATGAGGGCCACATGGAGAGTGCCACCAGCACAG CCCTTCACTTGCGTAAATATGAAGACATCATCCCTGCGGTGGAGATCTACTCTCTGCTCGCCCTTTgttcagcagccagcagggccTTCAGCATATGCTCGCAGGCCTTCATCCAACTGGAGTCATTAGAGAGCCTGGagcttcaacagcagcagctgtacgAGGACCTGGCTCTGGAGATCTTTACCAGGCACACACCAGAGGATAGCCGGGCTCTGGAGATCAACCAGTTTCCAAAAGG gaTTGACGGGAAGTTTCCCATGTGCATTGCAACAGGTCAGCCAATTCAGGAGTACCAGTCCTGGATGTGCAGCGTGTGTAAACACTGCGCTCAAGAGCACGAGATCAGCAAATACAACTTCTGTCCACTGTGTCACAGTACTGTAACGTAA
- the fosl2 gene encoding fos-related antigen 2: MYQDYSGNFDTSSRGSSTSPVQPDSFTSGSSTIGSPISTSSYQKYRLDMPGSNSAFIPTINAITTSQDLQWMVQPTVITSMSSPYSRSHPYGHHLTNGPGILGHNPLARPGVIRSIGDTRGRRKRDEQLTPEEEEKRRVRRERNKLAAAKCRNRRRELTEMLQGETEKLEEEKADLQKEIESLRKEKDKLEFMLVAHNPLCKLPMDERQQPPGQQQHHHHQQQCAPLPLTMRSNLETRAQLNQVVVKQEPDDEDETLCKPQRSVIKPICLGGGIAGMYSTDGDSLNTPVVAASTPAATPNVSSLIFTYPSILEPESPSPSSESCSKAHRRSSSSGDQSSDSLNSPTLLAL, translated from the exons ATGTACCAGGACTACTCTGGGAACTTCGACACGTCGTCCCGCGGCAGCAGCACCTCTCCGGTCCAGCCAGACTCCTTCACAAGTGGCAGCAGCACGATCGGAAGTCCGATCTCTACCTCAAGCTACCAG AAGTACAGGCTTGACATGCCTGGCTCCAACAGTGCCTTCATACCCACCATCAATGCAATCACCACCAGCCAGGACCTGCAGTGGATGGTGCAGCCGACCGTCATCACCTCCATGTCCAGCCCGTACTCCCGATCCCACCCGTATGGCCACCACCTCACCAACGGTCCGGGGATACTGGGCCACAACCCTCTGGCTCGGCCAGGGGTGATCCGCTCAATCGGAGACACTAGAGGCAGACGCAAGAGGGACGAACAG CTCActccagaagaagaggagaagaggagggtcaGGCGTGAGAGGAACAAGCTGGCCGCCGCCAAATGCCGCAACCGCCGACGAGAGCTTACAGAGATGCTGCAAGGG GAGACTgaaaagctggaggaggaaaaagcgGACCTGCAGAAGGAGATCGAGAGCCTGCGAAAGGAGAAGGACAAGCTGGAGTTCATGCTAGTCGCTCACAATCCTCTGTGTAAGCTCCCCATGGACGAGCGCCAGCAACCGCCtggacaacagcagcaccatcaccaccagcagcagtgcGCCCCCCTACCCCTGACCATGCGCTCTAACCTGGAAACAAGGGCTCAGCTAAACCAAGTGGTGGTGAAGCAGGAGCCAGACGACGAAGATGAGACATTGTGTAAGCCCCAGCGCTCCGTCATCAAGCCCATTTGCCTCGGCGGTGGCATCGCTGGGATGTACAGCACAGATGGAGACAGCCTAAACACGCCAGTGGTCGCGGCATCAACACCAGCCGCCACGCCCAATGTCTCAAGCCTCATATTCACCTACCCGAGCATACTGGAGCCCGAAAGCCCCTCGCCTTCCTCCGAGTCATGCTCCAAGGCCCACCGGCGCAGCAGCAGTAGCGGCGACCAATCCTCAGACTCCCTGAACTCGCCCACCCTCCTGGCCCTCTGA
- the LOC101065048 gene encoding potassium voltage-gated channel subfamily S member 3-like translates to MVYGQVFHPRRPDDCFIVVNVGGFKQRLDQDLLKRFPQTRLGRLLCCNSKEAILELCDDFSPSEMEFYFDRNPCFFCYILNFYFTGKLHLVDGLCVVSFCQEIEYWGIREGHLDFCCSNKFHELMAFVEDRWSQESDGQLTGSSADELPADMFEGSWCGDVRRNIWIRLEKPGHSTLAKVMAVVSLAVVIGSIISMCIHSMDVNKATTDHPWLRGFDSFCVLFFSVEFFLRLSVAPSARMFLRSTLNVIDFMSVVPFYITLACDVADEDDDTGLENVGKVVQILRLMRVFRILKLARHSAGLRSLGATLQHSAREVGQLILFVSVGISTFSTLIYFAEKDSEESELQSIPIGWWWATISMTTVGYGDTFPVTLPGKMIGTLCIVCGLLIVALPITNIFNKFSNLYQRQKDMDLRQKTNVPSAAPQHQGHESKLPPNGEM, encoded by the coding sequence ATGGTGTACGGTCAAGTTTTTCATCCACGCCGGCCTGACGATTGCTTCATTGTGGTCAACGTTGGTGGGTTCAAACAAAGGCTGGACCAGGACCTTTTGAAACGTTTCCCGCAGACGCGCCTGGGACGCCTTCTGTGCTGCAACTCCAAAGAAGCAATCTTAGAGCTGTGTGATGACTTCAGTCCTTCTGAAATGGAGTTCTATTTTGACCGCAACCCGTGTTTTTTCTGCTACATTCTCAACTTCTACTTCACTGGCAAGCTCCACCTTGTGGACGGGTTGTGCGTTGTCTCATTTTGCCAAGAGATCGAGTACTGGGGCATCAGGGAGGGGCATCTGGacttctgctgcagcaacaaGTTCCACGAACTGATGGCCTTTGTTGAGGATCGGTGGAGTCAGGAGAGCGACGGCCAGCTCACAGGTTCATCCGCTGACGAGCTGCCAGCTGACATGTTTGAAGGCTCCTGGTGTGGAGACGTTCGTAGGAACATCTGGATTCGATTGGAGAAACCAGGTCACTCCACTCTGGCCAAAGTGATGGCTGTGGTGTCGTTAGCTGTAGTCATTGGCTCCATTATTTCCATGTGCATCCACAGCATGGACGTCAACAAGGCCACCACTGATCACCCTTGGCTGAGAGGCTTTGACAGCTTCTGTGTCCTCTTCTTCTCGGTGGAGTTTTTCCTTCGTTTGTCTGTCGCGCCCTCAGCCAGGATGTTCCTGCGCAGCACCCTCAACGTTATCGATTTCATGTCCGTCGTGCCATTTTACATCACCCTAGCGTGCGACGTAGCCGATGAAGACGACGACACAGGCCTGGAGAACGTGGGTAAAGTGGTGCAGATCTTGAGGTTAATGAGAGTCTTTCGCATCCTGAAACTGGCACGTCACTCAGCAGGGCTCCGCTCCCTTGGCGCCACCCTTCAACACAGCGCTCGTGAAGTGGGACAGCTGATTCTTTTCGTGTCTGTTGGCATTTCCACCTTTTCCACACTCATTTACTTTGCGGAGAAAGATTCAGAGGAGTCGGAGCTGCAGAGCATCCCCATAGGTTGGTGGTGGGCCACCATTAGCATGACTACAGTGGGCTACGGGGACACCTTTCCTGTCACGCTCCCCGGGAAGATGATCGGGACGCTGTGCATCGTATGTGGGCTGCTGATTGTGGCGTTGCCCATCACTAACATCTTCAATAAATTCTCTAATTTATACCAAAGGCAAAAAGACATGGATCTTAGACAAAAGACCAATGTGCCATCTGCAGCACCCCAGCATCAGGGCCATGAATCAAAACTACCTCCAAATGGGGAAATGTGA